In Hallerella succinigenes, the following are encoded in one genomic region:
- the gyrA gene encoding DNA gyrase subunit A: MAEDNIKLTPGTHYESLIERDMQDCYLRYSMSVIVARALPDVRDGMKPVHRRVLYAMHKLGLTSDKATMKSARIVGEVIGKYHPHGDAAAYDTLVRMAQDFSLRYPLVRGQGNFGSVDGDSAAAMRYTEAKMSRFGEMMLEDLEKETVDMGKNYDETLDEPLVLPAAFPNLLVNGSSGIAVGMATNIPPHNLGEVVQAIHAYCANNDITGEELLNYVAGPDFPTGGIICGKAGIREAYLTGHGKIRVRARVDIEKDAKGRERLIISEIPYMVNKAMLVKNMADLVRDKRIDGISDIRDESDRDGMRVVVDIKRDFQGDIVLNNLYKYTQLQDTFSIYNLALVNRTQPTLLTLKDMIRHYVDHRLEVVLRRTQFELRKAQARMHILEALRIACNNVDEVVAIIRGSNSTDEAKQKLCARFSFDDIQAQAIVDMQLKRLTGLEIEKLEAEYHQLVETVKDLEDIIARKERRVQIVLDSLDAISAKYGDKRRTSIEAAVADYDSEDLIPEEEQVITLSREGYIKRLPIDTFKAQNRGGKGIIGAGLKDQDNIQSIFTSSTHSFLLVFTNKGRAYWTKVYHLPEGTRNGKGRPIVNFVNLSNGEKVSAIVPVRKFGGYNCLMFVTKNGVVNKMDLKLFANPRRSGVNAITLDEDDELVKVVLVGVTAEQMEAAARGEEVEVETAENAEAPETEETDVDGSDEPVDSSNMAKDLMMIATKKGQALTFPITGLRTMGRGTHGVRGIRLAEGDEVIGMFWLKSDRKVLTVSENGYAKRSEPAAYRITRRGGKGVRNLNITDKTGEVVYVDSVVDDYDLIITSREGQVIRIPVDSIRLTGRVSQGVKAITLAEKDKVQDATALPSDDDLEQESIEGQSEAAETEGTLPEEPSEESEAQENSEAQNNSEDAPQN, from the coding sequence ATGGCTGAAGATAACATCAAATTAACCCCGGGCACACATTACGAGTCCCTCATCGAACGGGATATGCAGGACTGCTATCTGCGTTACTCGATGAGCGTGATTGTGGCTCGCGCTCTCCCGGACGTGCGTGACGGTATGAAACCCGTTCACCGCCGCGTTCTGTACGCGATGCACAAGCTCGGTCTGACATCGGACAAGGCGACGATGAAGTCGGCTCGTATCGTGGGTGAAGTCATCGGTAAATACCATCCGCATGGCGATGCTGCTGCTTACGATACGCTTGTTCGTATGGCTCAGGACTTCTCGCTCCGCTATCCTCTCGTCCGCGGCCAGGGTAACTTCGGTTCCGTCGACGGCGACAGCGCAGCTGCAATGCGTTATACGGAAGCCAAGATGAGCCGTTTTGGCGAAATGATGCTCGAAGACCTCGAAAAGGAAACGGTCGATATGGGCAAGAACTACGATGAAACTCTCGATGAGCCTCTCGTACTTCCTGCTGCATTCCCGAACCTTCTCGTGAACGGTTCCTCGGGTATTGCCGTCGGTATGGCGACGAACATTCCGCCGCACAACCTGGGTGAAGTCGTTCAGGCAATCCACGCCTACTGTGCAAACAATGATATCACTGGTGAAGAACTTTTGAATTACGTGGCAGGCCCGGACTTCCCGACAGGTGGAATCATCTGCGGTAAGGCTGGCATCCGTGAAGCTTATCTCACGGGCCACGGCAAGATCCGCGTGCGTGCCCGCGTCGATATCGAAAAGGATGCGAAGGGACGTGAACGTTTAATCATCAGCGAAATCCCGTACATGGTGAACAAGGCGATGCTCGTGAAGAACATGGCCGACCTTGTCCGCGACAAGAGAATCGACGGTATCAGCGATATCCGCGATGAATCTGACCGTGACGGTATGCGTGTTGTCGTCGATATCAAGCGCGATTTCCAGGGCGATATTGTTCTGAACAATTTGTACAAGTACACGCAGCTCCAGGATACGTTCAGCATCTACAACCTAGCTCTCGTGAACCGCACGCAGCCGACGCTCCTTACTCTCAAGGACATGATTCGCCACTATGTGGATCACCGCTTGGAAGTGGTTTTGCGCCGCACCCAGTTTGAACTCCGCAAGGCTCAGGCCCGTATGCACATTTTGGAAGCGCTTCGCATCGCTTGCAACAATGTGGACGAAGTCGTCGCCATCATCCGCGGATCGAACAGCACTGACGAAGCGAAGCAGAAACTCTGCGCCCGCTTCTCGTTCGACGACATTCAGGCTCAGGCCATCGTGGATATGCAGCTCAAGCGTCTCACCGGCCTCGAAATCGAAAAACTCGAAGCCGAATACCATCAGCTTGTGGAAACGGTCAAGGACTTGGAAGACATCATCGCTCGCAAGGAGCGTCGTGTTCAGATCGTTCTCGATTCCCTCGATGCGATTTCAGCGAAGTACGGTGACAAGCGTCGTACCTCGATCGAGGCAGCCGTCGCCGATTACGATTCCGAAGATTTGATCCCGGAAGAAGAACAGGTGATTACGCTCAGCCGCGAAGGTTACATTAAGCGCCTTCCGATCGATACGTTCAAGGCTCAGAACCGCGGCGGTAAGGGCATTATCGGTGCAGGCCTCAAGGATCAGGATAACATCCAGTCGATCTTTACGTCGAGCACGCACAGCTTCCTGCTTGTGTTTACGAACAAGGGCCGTGCTTACTGGACAAAGGTTTACCATCTGCCGGAAGGTACTCGCAACGGTAAGGGCCGTCCGATTGTGAACTTTGTAAACCTCTCGAACGGCGAAAAGGTTTCGGCGATTGTGCCGGTGCGCAAGTTCGGCGGTTACAACTGCCTCATGTTCGTCACCAAGAACGGTGTCGTGAACAAGATGGACTTGAAGCTCTTTGCAAACCCGCGTCGTTCCGGAGTGAATGCGATTACTCTCGATGAAGATGACGAACTCGTAAAGGTCGTTCTCGTCGGTGTAACCGCGGAACAGATGGAAGCTGCGGCCCGTGGCGAAGAAGTCGAAGTCGAAACCGCAGAAAATGCAGAAGCTCCGGAAACGGAAGAAACAGACGTCGATGGCTCCGACGAACCGGTCGACAGCTCGAATATGGCGAAGGACTTGATGATGATCGCGACAAAGAAGGGTCAGGCTTTGACCTTCCCGATTACCGGTCTCCGCACGATGGGACGTGGCACTCACGGTGTCCGCGGAATCCGTCTTGCCGAAGGCGATGAAGTCATTGGCATGTTCTGGCTCAAGAGCGATCGCAAGGTTTTGACCGTGAGCGAAAACGGTTATGCCAAGCGTTCCGAACCGGCTGCTTACCGTATTACGCGCCGTGGCGGTAAGGGCGTTCGCAACTTGAACATTACCGATAAGACGGGTGAAGTTGTCTATGTGGACAGCGTCGTCGACGATTACGATTTGATCATCACCAGCCGCGAAGGCCAGGTAATCCGTATCCCGGTCGACAGTATCCGTTTGACGGGTCGTGTTTCCCAGGGCGTAAAGGCGATTACGCTCGCCGAAAAGGATAAGGTCCAGGACGCAACCGCTCTGCCGAGCGATGACGATTTGGAACAGGAAAGTATCGAAGGCCAGTCCGAAGCGGCTGAAACCGAAGGTACACTCCCGGAAGAACCTTCCGAAGAATCTGAAGCTCAGGAAAACTCCGAAGCCCAGAACAATTCGGAAGACGCTCCGCAGAACTAA
- a CDS encoding glycoside hydrolase family 11 protein codes for MKKNLGFGMVAGIALAFGLSNSFAADACTDAMGHSGNGTTVTKNQTGSISDSPWGYELWADGGSNSMTYYPNGTFSAEWSNSNDFLARVGYRYGDNGEGVDHKTKHYTVDYKYTKNGHGSYGYIGVYGWTVNPEVEYYIVDDWYSQPNENYIGAKFGEITVDGETYTIHAFLRQQEPSKSGTSTFLQIFSVRKTPRQCGHIDISAHFNKWDELFTGQKATLKGSKGGGSTTLKFGRVTEVMLMNEAGGNSSGTVDYTYFNMSDNGQGSVVQEPDPITRAPFGGTAIAIPGTIEAENFDNGNEGDSYGGTNTPADAEYDAEYRGSDYSVAIVDGGTGKAVGYTAAGEWLEYAVNVAQAGEYNIQASVSNGSGAGSIKLSIDGTEIGSLPFTGTSNDWNTYETTTGSATLQAGEHVLRITIEDANTNVDYVSFSSVGSTALSDRIHLNVSSANYAVFDLQGRSLGHVKVPAGANISEILSAQFKSAGVYMVKQGSRLQKIRISH; via the coding sequence ATGAAAAAGAATCTTGGTTTTGGAATGGTTGCGGGCATTGCTCTCGCCTTTGGGCTTTCAAACAGTTTCGCTGCGGATGCGTGCACAGATGCAATGGGGCATTCGGGAAACGGAACCACGGTCACGAAGAACCAAACGGGATCGATCAGCGATAGCCCTTGGGGGTATGAACTCTGGGCGGATGGCGGTTCCAATTCGATGACCTATTATCCAAATGGAACGTTTTCGGCAGAATGGTCGAATAGTAACGACTTTTTGGCACGTGTGGGTTACCGCTATGGCGATAACGGGGAGGGCGTCGATCACAAGACGAAACATTACACGGTAGATTATAAATATACGAAGAATGGACACGGTTCTTACGGCTACATCGGCGTGTACGGCTGGACGGTGAATCCAGAGGTTGAATATTATATTGTTGACGACTGGTACAGTCAGCCGAATGAAAATTATATCGGTGCAAAGTTCGGTGAAATTACGGTAGACGGTGAGACATATACGATTCACGCTTTCCTTCGCCAGCAAGAACCTTCCAAATCGGGAACGTCGACTTTTTTGCAAATCTTCAGTGTCCGTAAAACGCCACGTCAATGCGGTCACATCGACATCTCGGCGCATTTCAACAAGTGGGATGAACTCTTCACCGGTCAAAAGGCAACTTTGAAAGGCTCGAAGGGCGGTGGATCGACGACTCTCAAGTTTGGTCGCGTAACCGAAGTGATGCTCATGAATGAAGCCGGCGGAAATTCAAGCGGAACCGTGGACTATACGTATTTTAATATGAGCGATAACGGTCAAGGCTCTGTAGTTCAAGAACCGGATCCGATCACGCGCGCCCCGTTCGGCGGAACCGCCATCGCCATCCCGGGTACGATAGAGGCCGAAAACTTTGACAACGGAAACGAAGGAGATTCTTACGGTGGAACGAACACGCCAGCCGATGCCGAATACGATGCCGAATACCGCGGCTCGGATTATTCCGTAGCCATTGTGGATGGAGGAACAGGAAAGGCTGTGGGCTATACCGCCGCAGGTGAATGGCTTGAATACGCCGTGAATGTTGCACAGGCGGGCGAATATAATATTCAGGCTTCGGTCTCGAACGGTTCCGGGGCTGGCAGCATAAAGCTTTCCATCGACGGAACGGAAATCGGATCGCTCCCGTTCACTGGAACTTCGAACGATTGGAACACATACGAAACCACAACAGGAAGCGCCACGCTCCAAGCAGGCGAGCATGTTCTCCGCATCACCATTGAAGATGCGAATACAAACGTGGACTATGTTTCGTTCAGCTCGGTTGGTTCAACAGCCCTGTCGGATCGCATCCATTTGAACGTCTCTTCCGCAAACTATGCCGTCTTCGACTTGCAAGGGCGCTCCCTTGGGCACGTCAAGGTTCCTGCCGGGGCTAACATTTCGGAAATCCTTTCCGCCCAGTTTAAAAGCGCTGGAGTCTACATGGTGAAGCAGGGAAGTCGTCTGCAAAAGATTCGCATTTCCCATTAA
- the surE gene encoding 5'/3'-nucleotidase SurE, producing the protein MTGQSKPEILLVNDDGFESPFLVHLATALSELANVHVVAPATEQSGVSHSFQGFHGHELKKVPGDFPFEFHTLTGTPSDCTKFALTYLYRDLPIECVFSGPNKGENAGVSSLYSGTVAGAREAALWGFPSLALSLCYDATETMEKELLRFAVEVVDKKLYSRIPAHTFWNVNFPDENQSKFKGFKAAGQGISMFTDHYELKDGRYYLSGAKVPERFAVNSDDLLLSQGYATISPMTIDQTLQSGLVPVQQVVNKFFIR; encoded by the coding sequence ATGACGGGACAATCTAAACCAGAAATTTTGCTTGTGAACGATGACGGATTTGAAAGTCCGTTTCTCGTGCACTTGGCGACAGCCCTTTCGGAACTGGCAAACGTCCATGTTGTCGCTCCTGCGACGGAACAGAGCGGTGTTTCGCATTCGTTTCAGGGCTTTCACGGTCATGAGCTGAAAAAGGTTCCTGGCGATTTTCCGTTTGAATTCCACACGCTCACAGGCACGCCTTCGGACTGTACCAAGTTCGCTCTCACGTACCTGTACCGCGATCTTCCGATCGAATGCGTCTTTTCGGGCCCGAACAAGGGCGAAAATGCGGGGGTTTCTTCCCTGTATTCGGGAACGGTCGCTGGCGCCCGTGAAGCGGCGCTCTGGGGTTTTCCGAGCCTTGCGCTTTCGCTCTGCTACGATGCGACGGAAACGATGGAAAAGGAACTGCTCCGTTTTGCCGTGGAAGTCGTGGACAAAAAGCTTTATTCCCGGATTCCGGCGCATACATTCTGGAATGTGAACTTTCCGGACGAAAATCAGTCGAAGTTCAAGGGCTTTAAGGCGGCGGGTCAGGGCATTTCCATGTTCACCGACCATTATGAACTGAAAGATGGCAGGTATTATCTTTCGGGAGCGAAGGTTCCGGAACGTTTTGCGGTGAATTCGGACGATTTGCTCCTTTCGCAGGGCTATGCGACTATCTCCCCGATGACTATCGACCAGACTCTCCAAAGCGGGCTCGTTCCAGTACAGCAGGTCGTCAACAAGTTTTTTATTCGATAA